ACAATCTCCGCGCTCAGGCCGTGCTGACCGATGCCGAAGTCGAGCGCATCAAGGGCATGGCCCAGGCGCTTCGCCAGTCGGGGATGCGGATCGACTACCGCACCGACACGGACCTGCCGATCACGATCAACCCAACCCAGAGCATATTCTCTCAGGGCTTCCCCGCTACGGCGGAGGAAGTCGAGTAGGCCCCGCCTTTTTCACCACTAACTCTCTTTGACCATGAAGTTCGCCTTTTCCTCACTCTGTCTGTCTCTGATCCTCACCGGAAGCCTCGCGCATGCCGAGATGAAGACGCTCGCCGTCGATGCGGTGAAGATCACCCCCGCAACCCTGCAAACGGCTGCCGCTCACGGCTCCACGAATGCGCTCCAGCGCATTGCCCAGGGGCTGGATGGGCAGTTGATCGACCGCCTGCACAACACCCGTAAGTTCAAGGTCGTCGCCCAGAGCGATCTGGCGCAGCTCGTGAAGCAGCAGGAGTGGCAAAACTCCGGTAACGTGGACCCCAACGGCGCGGCTGATCAATTCGACACTGAAGGTGCGAACTACATGCTCGTGACGACGATCGACGATTTTCAGGACTACATCGACGAGACCGTTTATAAAACCATTGGCCGTCGCTCCACACAGCGCCAGACGAGCATTTCACTGGTCGCCAAAATCTACGATACCTCCACCGGAGCCCTGCTTGAGTCGGCCAATATCCAGGTCAGCGATCAACAGTCCCTCGATGACCCCAACTACTCAGTCGGCCGTAACGGAAGCCTGACGGATGACCTGCTTTCCACCCTTACGCGGCAGGCCGCCCAAATGATCGCCGAGCGCGTCGCGGATGTCGTTTACCCGGCCCGCGTCATCGCACTCACGGGCAGTCAGGCCACGATCAACCGCGGTGACGGCTCCGGCATTGCCGTGGGGCAGATCTGGTCGGTGTTTTCTCCCGGCCAGAATCTGGTAGACCCGGACACGGGTGAACTGCTCGGCGTGGAGGAGGTTCAGGTCGGTACGATGCGCATCACTCAGGTCCTCCCCAAGTTCTCCAAAGGCATACTGACTGAGAACCTCGGCGTTGAGCAGCTCAACATCGTCCGCCCGCAGTAAAATTTCATCACGGCCGCCCGCCACGGCCTGACTTTATTAGCTACACGCACACCTCAAACTCATACTGAATAATCACGACCTGTAAAAAAACTGCTATGTGTAAACCGACCTCTATCCTCATACCGGGGCTGCTGCTGTGCGTGCTGCTCTCCGGGTGCGCGACGTATAAAAGTGAAACCGAGCAACTGCGCAGCTCTTGGGCTGCCGGTAATATCGAGGGGGCCTATGACGAAGCCACATCTGGCGCCAACGACGATACCGAGTCTGTGGACATCGTGATCTGGCGCCTGGAGGAGGCCACCGCCCAGCGCTACCTGAACAACTTCTCGGACAGCAATGTCGTCTTTGGACAGGCGGGTGAATGGATATCCCGCTACGACTCCGAGGCTGAGGTCAGCCTGCTGGACGAGACGGAGGCGAACTTCACGAACCAGAGTTTTCTGCCCTATACCGGGTACTACTACGACCGCATCATGATGAATACCTACTGTGCGCTCAACAGCCTGCAGATGGGAAATGTGGATGAGATGCGTGTCTTTCTCAATCGGGCCTACGAGAGCCAGGAAAATGCCGTCTACGAGAATGCCGCCGATATCGAGAAGGCCGAGGAAGTGGCCCGCCAAGAGTCAGCCAAGGCCGAAAGCAGCAACGCGAACGACGCCTACAATGTCGATAAGGCCCTCGACGATAAGAAATTCAACTCGGAGATCACCCAGCACTACCAGTACCTCAAGGACTACCGGGTCTATGCCGACTACGTAAACCCGTACTCAGTGTTCATCGACGGTTTGTTTAGCCTGACCAACTCGATGGAGCAGAACGACCTTGAGCGCGCCCGCAAGAACCTGGAGCGCGTCTCCTCCATGGTCCCCGGTAACACCTACCTGCAGCAGGACCTCCAAACCGCTGATCAGATACTCGGCGGAGCCTCCTTTGAGCCGACGACTTACGTGATTTTTGAAACCGGGATGGCTCCTTCGCGCGACCAGATCCGCATCGACATCCCGCTGTTTGTCGTCACCCAGTCGGTGCCTTATGTCGGGGCGGCTTTCCCGCAGCTCAAGTTCAACGACAACTACGTGAGCGCGCTCAACGTCAAGGCCGCCGGTACGAGCTACCGTACGCAGGTCGTCTGCGATATGGATGCAGTCGTCGCTACCGAGTTCGATAACCGCCTGCCGCTGGTCATCACCAAGACGCTGATCTCTACTGGCACCAAGGCCCTCACGCAGTGGGCCCTGCAGGAGGCCGTGAAGAACAACTCCTACGCCTACTGGGGGGTCATGGTTGCCGGGACCATTTATCAGGCCGCCATGAACGATGCCGACCTGCGTACCTGGGTCACGCTGCCCAAGCAGTTCCAGTATTGCCGCCTGCCGACCCCTGCCGACCGCAAGATTACCATCTCTGCGGCGGGTACTGGCATGACACAGACCATCGACCTGGTGCCCGGCACGGTGAACCTCGTCTACGTCAAGAGCAACAGCCAGTACTGTCCGCTCATGATCCAGCAAAACTCACTTATCCCGCTCACGCCTGTCGAGGTTAAGCAGCCCACAAGCGCACCGGCGGAGAGCGTGGCGCAACTTTAACCGTTTCCGCTTGTTCTGGAGGGTGGGGCGCGGGCTTCGCCCTCCCAGCAAAGCCGGGATTGATCTTACCGCATATATTTCTATACTAACCGACGTACTTATGAAAAAAATCATCCTCTTTTCTTCCGCGACAGCCCTCCTGCTCCTGATGGGCGGCTGTCAGGGCGGCGGTAACGCCTCCTATGTTGATAGCAGCGGCCCGCGCACGGTCGTCAGCCTTGATAAGATTAACATCCAGGACTGGGAAAACGCCGCGAACCAGATGATTGATTCGCTCCTGAGCTCGGGTGTGGTTGAGCGCGCTCCCCAGCAGCCTGCCGTGATGGCGGTCAGCCGTATCGTAAACAACACCACGCAGGTCGTGGATACGAACATGCTGACGAAGAAAATCCGCATTGCTCTTAACCGCAGCGGTAAGGTTGTGACCACCACGACCTTTGGTGCCGATGGTAATGTCGAGGATCAGCTGGCCAAGGAAACCGGTGCCTATCAGGCCACCATGCAGGGGAACATGACCACGAATCCCTCGCCGATTCCTTACTATAGCCTCTCTGGTCGCATCATTGAGGACCGTGCTCGCGCTGGTAATACCCGTCAGGTCACCTACGTCTTCCAGATGTCTCTGACCACTACTCAGGATGGCCTGGCCGTCTGGGAAGACGAAGTCATGATCACCAAGCAGGGCTCCCGCGCCTCTGTCGGCTGGTAGGCAGGACATAATAGTCCTGCTCCTGTGATCCTCGGGATCACTGATGGCCGGGGTTGCACCCGGTGGTGTTGATGGCTCCGCTATGGCAGAGCCATGGGTAACGGTGTTTGTCGCTGACTCAAACGCACCCCACCTGAGCAATCGCAGAGAGGTTGCCATGGAGTGCCGCAGGGGCGAGGCCTCTCGATGCTTGCGGGTGTAACCTGCGGGGCAGCTATGGCAAAGCGATAGGGACTTTCCCCATCATTGCGTCCGGATGTAATCCAGGTAACTCGTCGCCTAGAAGTGCCAGAACAGCGGGATGATAATCATGCTCCCGATGAAGTAGAGGATGTTTAGCGGGATACCGACCTTGGCAAAGTCTCCGAAGCGGTAGCCACCGACGCCGTACACGTAGGTATTGGTCTGGTACCCGATAGGCGTGGCAAAGCTGGCCGAGGAGCCGATACAGGCCGCAATGATAAACGGCCGGGGATCGACATCCAGCATCTGGCCCAGTGCAATCGCGACCGGGGCCATGAGTACGACTGTCGCGTTGTTAGAGAGCAGCTCAGTCAGGATACTCGTGCTGATGTAGATAAAGGCCAGCATGACCAGCGGCTGCCAGGATACCGGGAAGTCATCCACGAGGTGGACGAGCTGAGACGAGGCGAGCTCAGTCGCCCCCGAGTCTTGCAGAGCCAGACCGAGGCCGAGCATACCGTAAATCAGCACCAGAATCCGCCACTCGATGGCAGCGTACGCGTCCTTCGGCTTAACGGTCCCCGAGAGGAAGAGAATGGCCACTGCGATGACGGCCATCGCGAAAATCGGGACATTCAGGAACGTCACCGCACCGATCATGCCTGCGATGACAGCGATCACCAGCGGCATACGGCGGCGCATGTCCTGAGCGGGGATATGGGGGCGGTCGAGCAGGATAATGTCCTCTGATGAGTGCATGTTATCGATTGCCTTATCCGTCCCCATCATGAGCAGGGTGTCCCCGAAATCCAGAGGCAGGGTTTCGAGCTTTTCGCGCACATTGCGACCTCGCCGGTGGACGGCGAGGATGATCATACGGTAGCGCTGGCGGAAGTTGATCTCGCGGATGGTCTTACCCACGATGGTAGACATCGGGCCGATCACGCCCTCGACGATAGCTCCCTCATGGGCCGAGATCGGCTGCAGGTCGAGGCCACGCTCACCGACAAAATCGATCCCCACGGTCTCACGGGCCTTGACGATGGCATTCGGGCGGCAGGCCAGCACCAGGCGGTCTCCCTCTCGGAGGGGTTGCGTCGGTAGGTCGCCGCTCAGGGCTACGCCGTCGCGGATGATTTCCAGCAGTCGGATGCCCCGTGTGCGCTTCAGCCCGGACTCGGCAAAGCTCTGGCCGTCCAGCTCGGTCCCTTGCTTGACGTAGGCCTCGGTGATGTACTCCTTGCGCTCCTCTTCGGAGAGGATCGCGGTCAGCGTCTCACGCACGGGCAGAATCTTTTTACCCAAAACAGCCAGGTAAAGCGTACCGATAATCATCAGCGGCAGGCCCACCAGCGCCAACTCAAACATGCCCAGTGGCTGCAGGCCATAATCCCTGATAATGCCGCTCATGAGGATATTTGTGCTGGTACCCATCAGCGTACAAACGCCACCAAAAATCGACAGGAACGATAGCGGGATCAGTAACTGCGAGGCCGGGGTGTTCATCTTGCGCGCCAGCGAGATGATGACCGGCATAAACACCACCACAACTGGTGTGTTATTGATAAAGGCCGAGATGCCGCCCACACCGATCGCCAGGGCCACGATAAAGAGCCCATAGGGGAGGCGGGTGAGCTTGCCCAGCTTCTGGGCCATGAGCTCGATGGCCCCGCATTTTTCCAGCGCCACACTGATGATGAACATCGCGGCGATGGTCAGGGGAGCCGGATTCGCAAAGACACTGACCAGCTCTCCGACCTCGGGCCAGTGGGTCGAGCCTGTGACCATACTGACAAGCAGCAGCGCTGCGAAGACGCAGATAGCCGTCACATCGACGGATATTTTTTCCGCAACGAAGCTGATCAGCGATCCGAGGAGGATGACGAGGACGACTATGATTTCCCAACTCATAACAGCAGGCGAAAGGGAGAAGATGTTCCGATCTGGAAAAATGCCAAGGCTTCTTTTTCGGGTCGGTCTGAGGCCTGTATTTGTAGCGGGTTGGTGGCGTATGGCAAAAGATTGATTCCACCGAGGCGTTTGTTTTAGCCTACGGGCTTCCTCTCAGAAAATTCTCTTATGAAAATGCTGTCACTACTCCTGCTCAGCCTGCTGGCGCTTACGGCCCGGGCCGAAACGATTACCGCTAAAGTCACGGCGGTGGATGATGATGCGCTGACCTTCGTCCTGGACGATGGGCGCGAGGTCAAGGTGTCGCGCGGGGACGCCCGCATCGGCTACGTCGGTCGCACCATCACCGGTAAGCTCGAGCCCGGCAACCCTCTGCCGACGCTGAGCGAAATCTGGCCCGTCAGTCCGGTCGATGATCTGCGTGAGCTGATCGCCACCGACGGGAAGCTCGTCACCGACACAGAGGCGCTTGGCCGCAAGGCCTTCCGTAAGGTCGGGCAGCAGATACCGGCCTTTGCGCTGTGGAATCAGGATGCCGACCTCGTCACGAACAAGACCTACGAGGGGCACCCGCTGGTGCTTTCGTTCATCTTTACCCGCTGCAAGATGGCTACGATGTGCCCGGCCACGACCGCCAAGATGGTAGCGCTCCAGCGGCAGGCCGCCGAGGCCGGGCTCGATAACGCCCGTTTTGCGCTCATTACCTTTGACCCTGAGTATGATACGCCGGGCATCTTTAACGAGTATGGCACGCAGCGCGGGGCGGATTTCGCGACGCTGAACTTCCTCACGGGCCCCAAGAATGTCACCGATGCCCTCATGCGGCAGTTTGGCATCCTGACCATCCGCGAGGACGGCACGATCAACCATACCGCCGCCACGCTCTTGATCGGCCCTGACGGCACCATCCTCTACCGCAGCGAAGGCCCCGGCTGGACCGCTCAGGAGTTTCTGGATAAGCTGAAGGAAGACTGAGCTTGTGAGTTTCGGTGGGCAAGTGCCCCCACGCTACGCCTTGGCGCTCTTGTCTGCTGCGTAAATGGTGATGTCGGCTGACTCCTCGCCGGTGATGTCGCGGGCACGCTTGAGCGCGTCGCGGGTGGCGATGGTCGGGTTTTCCGGTGAGTAGCGGAAGAGGTTGTCCTCACCGATCAGATCCAGCAGCCCGGCCTTGCGCATGACCGTCTCCAGCTCAGGATGGACACCGGAGACGATTAGGTCGCTGCCCTTACTGCGCGCGAAGCGGGTCAGCTCCATGATCGTGCTGGCCGCGGTCGCGTCGAGGTGGTGAGCATTGCGCATGCGCAGGATAATGATGCGCAGATCCGGGTGCTCAGCCAGGTGGCGCATCTGGTCCAGAAAAACATCACTGGAGGCAAAGAACAGGTCGCCCTCGACGTGAACGATAGCGATCTCGGGGCGGCGGTGTTTCTGCACGTCCGGGGCGCGTTCGAGGAGGTTACCCTGCTCGTCGAAGGAAATCTCCCGCAGCTCGGGCTTGGCTGCCTGGCGGACGAACAGACCGATCGAGATGGCCGCGCCCAGATAGATAGCGGTATCCAGCGGTAAGACCAGACCGCCGACAAAGGTCACGAGGAAGACCGTGGCGTCGTTCCGGGTCGTGCGCAGCATAAGCCGGATCTGCTCGCGGTTGATCAATGAGATGCCAACCAGGATGACGAGCGTGGCCAGGGCAGGGCGGGGGATGTAGGCGATCAGGTCGCCAAAAAGGAATAGGGCCAGGATCAGGAAGGTGCCGCTGTAGACGCTGGACATGCGTGTGGCGGGCTTGCTGCGGAAGTTCAGCATCGAGCGTGTGAGCGAGCCACTCACGGCCATGCCGCCTCCGAGTGAACTGGCCCCTGTCGCCACACCCATGGAGAGCATCTGCTGGTTCAGGTCGATGCGGTCACCGGCCTGCGCAGCCAGGGTCTTGGCGATGGATGAACTCTCCAGCATGGCCAGAAAGGCCACCGCCAGCGCTCCTCCGGCGATCTGCGAAAACTCCTCCCAGTGGAACATCGGGAGCGTGAGCGGCCAAGAGCTGGCACTGACCCCGGAGAGCATCTCAGGGTTGAGGCCGGTGGGACGCAGCAGCCACACGATGAGGCTCGTCAGCACCAGCGCGATAGCGATATTGGGAAGGCCCTTGGCCCAGCGCTTCAGCGGCAGATAGCAGGCCAGCGTAATGGCTGAGACGATCAGGGCGTTCCAGTCGGTCTGACTGAGGCCGCCGGAGAAATTACCCAGCGCCTCGGCAAAGGTCGCCGCCCTGGGCACATGCAGGCCGCAGACGGTTTTCAGCTGGTTGATGATGATGAGAAAGGCCGCCGCTGTGATGTACCCGCAGATGACGGCCTTGGAAATATACTGGGTGATCCCGGCAACCTTGCAGAATGCGCCCACGACCATGAAGATCGCGACCAGCATCAGGAGCAGGGGCAGGGCTAGCATCGCCTGCGTGGGGTCGTAGCCGAGCGAGAGAAAGACCGACAGCAGCATCACGGCGGTGGCGTTGCTCGGTCCGAGCATGATAAACCGCGAGCTGGCCAGGATGGGGCCGGTGATGGTCGAGAGCGAGGCGCAGAATATCCCCGTCTGCACGGGCAGGCCCGCGATCAGCGCATAGGCCATGCTTTGCGGAAAGTCCAGCAGGGCGACATTCGCAGCCGCTCCGAGGTCCTTTTTCGCCTTCTT
This genomic interval from Ruficoccus sp. ZRK36 contains the following:
- a CDS encoding CsgG/HfaB family protein — translated: MKFAFSSLCLSLILTGSLAHAEMKTLAVDAVKITPATLQTAAAHGSTNALQRIAQGLDGQLIDRLHNTRKFKVVAQSDLAQLVKQQEWQNSGNVDPNGAADQFDTEGANYMLVTTIDDFQDYIDETVYKTIGRRSTQRQTSISLVAKIYDTSTGALLESANIQVSDQQSLDDPNYSVGRNGSLTDDLLSTLTRQAAQMIAERVADVVYPARVIALTGSQATINRGDGSGIAVGQIWSVFSPGQNLVDPDTGELLGVEEVQVGTMRITQVLPKFSKGILTENLGVEQLNIVRPQ
- the lpoB gene encoding penicillin-binding protein activator LpoB yields the protein MKKIILFSSATALLLLMGGCQGGGNASYVDSSGPRTVVSLDKINIQDWENAANQMIDSLLSSGVVERAPQQPAVMAVSRIVNNTTQVVDTNMLTKKIRIALNRSGKVVTTTTFGADGNVEDQLAKETGAYQATMQGNMTTNPSPIPYYSLSGRIIEDRARAGNTRQVTYVFQMSLTTTQDGLAVWEDEVMITKQGSRASVGW
- a CDS encoding SLC13 family permease → MSWEIIVVLVILLGSLISFVAEKISVDVTAICVFAALLLVSMVTGSTHWPEVGELVSVFANPAPLTIAAMFIISVALEKCGAIELMAQKLGKLTRLPYGLFIVALAIGVGGISAFINNTPVVVVFMPVIISLARKMNTPASQLLIPLSFLSIFGGVCTLMGTSTNILMSGIIRDYGLQPLGMFELALVGLPLMIIGTLYLAVLGKKILPVRETLTAILSEEERKEYITEAYVKQGTELDGQSFAESGLKRTRGIRLLEIIRDGVALSGDLPTQPLREGDRLVLACRPNAIVKARETVGIDFVGERGLDLQPISAHEGAIVEGVIGPMSTIVGKTIREINFRQRYRMIILAVHRRGRNVREKLETLPLDFGDTLLMMGTDKAIDNMHSSEDIILLDRPHIPAQDMRRRMPLVIAVIAGMIGAVTFLNVPIFAMAVIAVAILFLSGTVKPKDAYAAIEWRILVLIYGMLGLGLALQDSGATELASSQLVHLVDDFPVSWQPLVMLAFIYISTSILTELLSNNATVVLMAPVAIALGQMLDVDPRPFIIAACIGSSASFATPIGYQTNTYVYGVGGYRFGDFAKVGIPLNILYFIGSMIIIPLFWHF
- a CDS encoding SCO family protein; translation: MKMLSLLLLSLLALTARAETITAKVTAVDDDALTFVLDDGREVKVSRGDARIGYVGRTITGKLEPGNPLPTLSEIWPVSPVDDLRELIATDGKLVTDTEALGRKAFRKVGQQIPAFALWNQDADLVTNKTYEGHPLVLSFIFTRCKMATMCPATTAKMVALQRQAAEAGLDNARFALITFDPEYDTPGIFNEYGTQRGADFATLNFLTGPKNVTDALMRQFGILTIREDGTINHTAATLLIGPDGTILYRSEGPGWTAQEFLDKLKED
- a CDS encoding SulP family inorganic anion transporter, with product MRNYSFKKAKKDLGAAANVALLDFPQSMAYALIAGLPVQTGIFCASLSTITGPILASSRFIMLGPSNATAVMLLSVFLSLGYDPTQAMLALPLLLMLVAIFMVVGAFCKVAGITQYISKAVICGYITAAAFLIIINQLKTVCGLHVPRAATFAEALGNFSGGLSQTDWNALIVSAITLACYLPLKRWAKGLPNIAIALVLTSLIVWLLRPTGLNPEMLSGVSASSWPLTLPMFHWEEFSQIAGGALAVAFLAMLESSSIAKTLAAQAGDRIDLNQQMLSMGVATGASSLGGGMAVSGSLTRSMLNFRSKPATRMSSVYSGTFLILALFLFGDLIAYIPRPALATLVILVGISLINREQIRLMLRTTRNDATVFLVTFVGGLVLPLDTAIYLGAAISIGLFVRQAAKPELREISFDEQGNLLERAPDVQKHRRPEIAIVHVEGDLFFASSDVFLDQMRHLAEHPDLRIIILRMRNAHHLDATAASTIMELTRFARSKGSDLIVSGVHPELETVMRKAGLLDLIGEDNLFRYSPENPTIATRDALKRARDITGEESADITIYAADKSAKA